GCAACCAGTTTTTCCAATTGCTGAGCCATTTTGTCGAACTGTTGCGCCAAATTGGAAAGTTCGTCGTCCCTATCGTCCATTTGGTGGGAAATACGGGTATTTAATTCGCCTGCTGCCAGCAGGTTCATACCGCGATCGAGAATACGGATGGGTTTGGTAATGTTGTTGGCCAAAATATAGGCCAATAACAAACCCACTAAAATAATAAAGCTTAAGATGATAAATTCATGCCAGATCGGTGCCAGTTGCAGGCCGGGGATATATAGCGGACTGGGCGGACGTTGGATTTGCTGGTTGTCCCAACCTTTGATGAAAAACAGATACTCCTCGCCCCAGCGGTTATATTCCATGCGCACCAAAGGAGATTCCGGATGTTCCATAGCGAATTGGCGTGCTGATTCGATGAGTTTTTGGTTTACTTTCCGATTCAGCAGGTCGCGTTTTTCATCACCGGAGATGACGTAGATGTTGTGGGTAACGGGATTGTTTTTCCATCGGTTCAGGATATCCAATGTGCCTTGTCCGCCCTGTGCGGAGAAAGCGGAAGCCAAGCTGTCGAGCAGGGTGGTTTCAATGGTACGCTGTTGCTGGAAATGGTTTTCAGCAATGGTATTTTGTACTAACCAGAAAGAAAAACTCGCCACGAATATCGAGCAGATGATTACTGCGCAAAACGTGGCGAAAATGCGTTGGAACAGTTTCATTTATGCTGTTCCTGAAATCAGTTTTTGACGAACAGGTAACCCAAGCCGCGTACGGTTTGAATCAATGAGGCGTCGCCTAATTTGTGACGGATACTGGAGATATGCACGTCGATGCTGCGGTCGAATTTTGCCAGTTTTCTATCTAAAGCTTCTACAGACAGGGTTTCTTTGCTCACGACTTGTCCGGCATGGCGCATCAATACTTCCAATAAATTGAATTCGGTACTGGTCAATTCCAAAGGCTGGTCGCCGATGGTGGCTTGGCGTTTGGCAGGGTAGAGAGAAACATTGCTGACAGACAAGCTGTTGGCATTGCCCGGTTGTTCGCCTGTTTTGTGAGCACGGCGCAAGATTGCGTTGATGCGTGCCAATAATTCGCGCGGCGTGCAAGGTTTTGGAACGTAGTCGTCGGCACCCATTTCCAAGCCGATAATGCGGTCGATATCGTCACCTTTGGCAGTCAACATGATTACGGGAATCGTGCTTTGTGTGCGGATGTGTTTCAGCACTTCCAGTCCGTTCATTTTCGGCATCATGGAGTCTAATACGACAACATCGTATTGACCGGATAAAATTTCATGAACGCCGGCTTCGCCGTCGGGTACGCTGTGTACGTTGAGGCCTTCGGCCGTCAGGTATTCTGACAATAGTTCGGTCAATAAAGCGTCATCATCTACCAGTAATACTCGACTCATGGTCTATCCTTTATTGTGACTGATTGATTAATATTGATATTTGCATGGCATTTTAAATGCGATATGTTCCTAATCTTAACATGCAAATATGTTTTGTTGATAGTTTGTTTTCTAAGGCTTTTGCGCTTTTTTGCATTGTTTGTCTGCGTTTTTACATTTCAGACGGCCTCTGCCTATAAGCACGGTTTGCTGTTGGGTCTTAAAACATTAAATTGTTTGCAGGTTTTTTCGATTTGGGACAGCAAGGGGTGTAATTCGGGATTGCTGCGTATTTTAGAAGTGTAAAACGGCATGGTGTAGGGGTAATACAAATACATTTTTTCCAACCAGGCTTCGGCTTCTTGGTGTTGGCGGTTTCGGTATTGATAAAGGCCGACTTGATAGGCATTGGCATACGGACGGAAAGTCAACGCTTCCAAAGCCGCTTGCTGTGCCCAAGGTTGAATGGTTTCTTGACTGGGTTCGGCACGGCGGGTGAGTGCCAGTTGTGCGTAGTAGCGCAAGAGAGGCTCGTTTTCGGCAATATGGTTAAGGCCGTGTATTTTGAGGGCAATGTCGGCCGGTGTGTCGCTTTTGGGGCGGCTGCTATATTCGGTAAGTTGCGAATAGGTATGGGTAAGGTTGGCAAGTCCGGTCAGTAATACGACCGAAACGATGGCTCCTGCATAGTGTGTTTTGGCAACAGCCCAAGAACTGTGGTTATTTGAAGGAGAGAGCGCGATCATTAGGCCGAAGACGGATAAGAAATAGACATACCACAAAGGGTATTCAAGCATGCTGTGGCACAAAGTTACCGTCATGGCTGCCAACAGGAAGAAAGCTGCAGGATGTGCGGGACGCATCAGGAGTTTTCTAATGGCAACGAGAAATCCGAGACCAACAACAAGCGTACCTGCCAATCCCATTTCTGCCAGTAATTGCAAGATTAGGTTGTGGCAGTGGGTAAACAAAACATTGAGCAGGTTGTTGGTAAAACCGCCGCTTTCCCCGTGCAGAATGAATCCCTGCAGCGCGTAGCTGCCCCAGCCGTGTCCCCACAGCGGTGCATTCATAAACAGAGACCAGGCTTTTCTGCCTTCTATGTCGCGCACGGAACCGCTGAAAGCGGAGCTGTCTGCACGAGCTAAAGCGGTTTGATATTGGGTTTCGGAAAACCAATCGATCAGCGTGCCGATTCCCAGCTGTATAACGAAAACCAGCGATAAGGCGAATAAAGACGTAAGAACAGTACGGTTGCCGGACTTGCCCGACAGCAACCGCCAAAACGGCAGCAGCAGACCGATGCCGATTAAGTAGGCGAAAATAGTGCGGGAATTGACAAAACCGAGTGCCAAAGCAAGATAGGCAATCAGAGCGATACCGACCGCAGTCGGAAGGCGACGGATATTCCACAAATAAGTGGCGGCCATGATGCCCCACATCAGGTAATGACCGAGATGGTTTCTTTGTCCCAATTGGCCGTTGACTTCACGCAAGCCTTTGTAAGAGACAATGCCGTGTAGAAAGTCGGCAGAAGCCCAACCGGTAAACTGCATAATTGCGACCGCAGCCTGCAACACCGCCCCGATAAGCAAAGCCGAAGCGAAAACGGAAACTACGGTTTCGTGGCCGAAATCTTCAATCCAACTGCGGCATGCCCATGCGCCCAAAGCGATGATCAGGAATGACCAGGCCGCCATATCGCTTATACCCGGATAGGTTAAATCCATGACACGGGCTTGAATCCACCAAAATGCGGCCAACAGCATGAAATAGAAAAATGCGGCAGGCAATCGGTTTTTCAGACGGCCTGACAGCGAGGAAAGCAGCAGAAACAGCAATATGCCGCTGAGGGAAACTGCCTCGATATAAAAACTGGAAAGAGGGCCGACGCGGTAAATCATCAGAAACGGCAGGGCGCAGATCCAAAGAAAGCAAAACCAGAGCGGCAGGAGTGCTTTGGAAAATAAACGGTGCTGAAAAGTTTGGGCATCAAACATTGTTTTCTTTCTTGTGTGTTTTGATGTAGGCCAGGCAAGAGATAAAAAATACGGTGGCGGAGAGTGTGGCCGCGCCGGCGCAGAGGCGGCTGGCCGTTTCCGCGTCAAACAAACGTACGACCGCTTCGGCAAAGTAAAATAAAATCAGCAGACTGCTGTATTGGAAGGTATAGATTTTGCCTTTCAGGATGCCGGCTAAAGGCAGGCACAAAGGCAAAGCTTTTAAGGCCAGCCATGAGCCGCCGGGTCGCAACGGTGCGATCCAAAGCTCCCAAGCCACGCTGACGGCAATGAGGGAAATCAGGCTGAAAATAGCAGCGGCGTGCGACCAGTGTTTTCGGGCGGAATAGGTATTCATCGTTTAATCGGCCGGGATTGAGGCCGTCTGAAATTTTCAGACGGCCTTTGGAAAAAATGCTTTGAAAAACAGTAAAAATATGTCGGGCATTTTACCTTAAAAACCAATGAGGCCGCCTGAAAATTTCAGACGGCCTCATGATACTGTGTTGTTGATGATCCAACCTTGCATGAAGGCTGCTTCGATGTTTTCGATTTCCGTTTCAAAGCGTGAACAGCTTCAATATCGGCTTAAAGTGTTTGCCGCAAAACTTACGGATTTTACCGGTCGGACGAAGGCCGGATAAAACGGCAAAACCACAAGCCTGCTTCATAAAGCAGAATCAAGGGCACGGCCAGAAGGATTTGCGAGATGACATCGGGCGGCGTCACAATGGCTGCCACCACGAAAGCACCGACAATCACATAAGGCCTTGCCGCCTGCAGCTGCGCACGGGAGACAATGCCCATCCGGTTAAGTAAAACCACAACGATGGGCACTTCGAAAGTCATGCCGAATGCGACAAACATGCCTAAAACAAAAGAAAGGTATTTGTCGATGTCGGTAGCCATATTGACGCCGGCAGGGGTAACGCCCGCCAAAAACTGGAAAATAACGGGGAAGACCAAAAAGTAGGCAAATGCCATACCAGCGGCAAACAGCAGCAGGCTTGACAGCAGCAAAGGCGTAATCAGGCGTTTTTCGTTTTGGTAGAGCGCGGGGGCAATAAAAGCCCAAACCTGATAAAGCGTGTGCGGCAGCGAGAGCAGGAATGCCACCATCAGGGTAACTTTAACGGGTACGAAAAATGGTGCAATGACATCGGTTGCAATCATGCTGGTGTTGGCCGGCAGAGACGACATCAGCGGTTTGGCCACAAAGGAATAGAGCTCTTGGGCAAACGGCATCAGGCCGAGGAAGCTTAATAAGATACCGCCGGCAATCCACATGGTGCGGCGGCGCAGCTCGATGAGGTGCTCGATAAGCGGTTGGGTTGTTTGGGTCGGATCGGTCACCGTCGGCTCACTTCCTGCGTGCGCGCAAATGCGGTTTCGGCCGGTAGCGCGGACGCATATCGCGTTTGCGCTGTATGGCCTGTTTGTGGATGGATGCGGTATTGAAGCTGCGGCTGCCGACTGTTGGTGCGGCATAGCCGGCATCGAAGAATGATGATTCGGTTTCACCGTTGTTGTGGGTGAAATCCGGCAGCGGATGACCGTTTTCGTCCAATCCGAAATCGGCCGGTGTCCTCATCTCGGGTACGCGTTCCCAAGCCGGAACTTTGAGGCCGTCTGAAATTTCATTCAGATGGCTTTGGGTTTCCGCGCCGATATGGTTGATTTCGTTTTTCAGGCTGCCTGCCGCCGATTCAAACTCCTGCTTGGCTTGCCGCAATTCGTCCATTTGGATTTGGGCGTTGAGTTCTTGTTTGATGCCGCTGATCAGGTTTTGGGCGCGCCCTAAAAGGCTGCCTGCCATGCGTGCGGCTTTGGGCAGCCTTTCCGGGCCGAGTACGACCAGGGCGATGGCGCCGATGAGCAGAAGTTCGCTGAAGCCGAAGTCAAACATGGGTTAAACCGTTTTGTCTTCGTCTTTTTTGTGTTCGATGATTTCATCTTTCTTGCCGGCTTCGCTGCCTTCGTTCAGGCCTTGCTTGAAGTCGTGCACGGCACCTCCTAAGTCTTTGCCTACGTTACGCAGTTTTTTTGTGCCGAAAACGAGTACGACGATAACCAGTACGATAATCCAGTGCCAAATTGAGAAGCTGCCCATGGTTGAGATGTCCTTTCGGTGATTGAGTAAACCGTTTGTGCGGCGTATTTATGCGGGACGGCCTAAGATGTGGATGTGCAGGTGGAATACTTCCTGACCGCCGCCCTTGCCTGTGTTGATTTGTGTTTTGAAGCCGTTGGCCAAGCCGTTGTCTGCGGCGATTTGCGGAACTTTCATCATCATTTTGCCCAATAAGGCTTCGTGTTCGGGTTTGGCGTGTGCCAGTGAATCGAAGTGGGTTTTGGGAATCAGCAGTAGGTGTACGGGTGCCGACGGGTTGATGTCTTTGAAACATACCATATCGTCATCTTCGTAAACGATACTTGCCGGGATGTCTTTGGAAACGATTTTGCAGAAGATGCAGTCGGTCATGATAAGCTCCGGAAAAGGTGGTTTCGTTCGGCTGTATTTTCAGACGGCCTTCCGGTGGCGGAGGCCGTCTGAAAAATAACGGCTTTTGTTTTCTTATAAGGTTATTGGTTTTTTTCGATGGTTTGTTTCAGCTGCGGCAGCGGGCTGTATCCGCCTTGGGTTCTGCCGTTGGGGAAGACTAAAGTCGGCGTGCCGTGGAAGCCCAGCTGCTCGCCCAAAGAAACGGTTTCTTCAACCGGATGGTCGCATTCGCCGGTTTGCTTCGGCATCTTGCCTTTGCGCATCCATTCGATCCAGGCGGTGGTGCGGTCGGGTTGGCACCAGATTTGTACGGCTTTGCGCAGGCCGTCCGGATGCAGGCTGGCAATCGGCATCATGAAGCTGTAAATGGTGATGTCGGTCATTTTGGCAAATTCACCCTCCAGACGTTTGCAGTAAGGGCAGTCGGGGTCGGAGAATACGGCGACTTTGAGCTTGCCGTTGCCGCGTACTTCTTTGATGGCTTTGTCTAAAGGCAGGCTGGAGAAATCGATGCGGTTGAGTTCGGCAACGCGTTTGTCGGTCAGGCTTTCGCGGCTTTGGATGTGAATCAGGTCGCCAACCAGCATGTGTTCTGCTTTGGCATCGACATAAACGATTTGGTTGCCGCTGACGGTTACTTCATACAGGCCGTTAATCGGGCTATTGTGTACGCTTAATACTTTCAAATTTTGCTCAGCATAGACTTTTTCCAGCTTGGCTGTCAGTTCGGTTGAAGTGTTACTGTCGGTAGGGGTGTGTTGTGCGGCGGAACTGGGTTGGCTGCATGCGATTAACGGAGTCAGCGCTAAAAACAGTAAGGTGTTGAGAAATTTGATTTTCATGATTTTATATTAATATATTAAATGGTTATGTGAAAACAGGTGCAAACGGATTGTATCAAATATCTTTCGGTTTGCGGTAAATTCGGATGTGGCCGGATATTTTCAGACGGCCTTGGAGTTGAATAAAAGTAGAACAGTTCGGGCTGCTTGGTGTAAAGTTCGGCATAAGGCAGGGTTTGGTGCGT
Above is a genomic segment from Neisseria weaveri containing:
- a CDS encoding DsbC family protein, translating into MKIKFLNTLLFLALTPLIACSQPSSAAQHTPTDSNTSTELTAKLEKVYAEQNLKVLSVHNSPINGLYEVTVSGNQIVYVDAKAEHMLVGDLIHIQSRESLTDKRVAELNRIDFSSLPLDKAIKEVRGNGKLKVAVFSDPDCPYCKRLEGEFAKMTDITIYSFMMPIASLHPDGLRKAVQIWCQPDRTTAWIEWMRKGKMPKQTGECDHPVEETVSLGEQLGFHGTPTLVFPNGRTQGGYSPLPQLKQTIEKNQ
- a CDS encoding Wzy polymerase domain-containing protein, with translation MFDAQTFQHRLFSKALLPLWFCFLWICALPFLMIYRVGPLSSFYIEAVSLSGILLFLLLSSLSGRLKNRLPAAFFYFMLLAAFWWIQARVMDLTYPGISDMAAWSFLIIALGAWACRSWIEDFGHETVVSVFASALLIGAVLQAAVAIMQFTGWASADFLHGIVSYKGLREVNGQLGQRNHLGHYLMWGIMAATYLWNIRRLPTAVGIALIAYLALALGFVNSRTIFAYLIGIGLLLPFWRLLSGKSGNRTVLTSLFALSLVFVIQLGIGTLIDWFSETQYQTALARADSSAFSGSVRDIEGRKAWSLFMNAPLWGHGWGSYALQGFILHGESGGFTNNLLNVLFTHCHNLILQLLAEMGLAGTLVVGLGFLVAIRKLLMRPAHPAAFFLLAAMTVTLCHSMLEYPLWYVYFLSVFGLMIALSPSNNHSSWAVAKTHYAGAIVSVVLLTGLANLTHTYSQLTEYSSRPKSDTPADIALKIHGLNHIAENEPLLRYYAQLALTRRAEPSQETIQPWAQQAALEALTFRPYANAYQVGLYQYRNRQHQEAEAWLEKMYLYYPYTMPFYTSKIRSNPELHPLLSQIEKTCKQFNVLRPNSKPCL
- the tatB gene encoding Sec-independent protein translocase protein TatB, with product MFDFGFSELLLIGAIALVVLGPERLPKAARMAGSLLGRAQNLISGIKQELNAQIQMDELRQAKQEFESAAGSLKNEINHIGAETQSHLNEISDGLKVPAWERVPEMRTPADFGLDENGHPLPDFTHNNGETESSFFDAGYAAPTVGSRSFNTASIHKQAIQRKRDMRPRYRPKPHLRARRK
- the tatC gene encoding twin-arginine translocase subunit TatC; translated protein: MTDPTQTTQPLIEHLIELRRRTMWIAGGILLSFLGLMPFAQELYSFVAKPLMSSLPANTSMIATDVIAPFFVPVKVTLMVAFLLSLPHTLYQVWAFIAPALYQNEKRLITPLLLSSLLLFAAGMAFAYFLVFPVIFQFLAGVTPAGVNMATDIDKYLSFVLGMFVAFGMTFEVPIVVVLLNRMGIVSRAQLQAARPYVIVGAFVVAAIVTPPDVISQILLAVPLILLYEAGLWFCRFIRPSSDR
- the tatA gene encoding Sec-independent protein translocase subunit TatA is translated as MGSFSIWHWIIVLVIVVLVFGTKKLRNVGKDLGGAVHDFKQGLNEGSEAGKKDEIIEHKKDEDKTV
- a CDS encoding DUF2069 domain-containing protein; protein product: MNTYSARKHWSHAAAIFSLISLIAVSVAWELWIAPLRPGGSWLALKALPLCLPLAGILKGKIYTFQYSSLLILFYFAEAVVRLFDAETASRLCAGAATLSATVFFISCLAYIKTHKKENNV
- a CDS encoding histidine triad nucleotide-binding protein — protein: MTDCIFCKIVSKDIPASIVYEDDDMVCFKDINPSAPVHLLLIPKTHFDSLAHAKPEHEALLGKMMMKVPQIAADNGLANGFKTQINTGKGGGQEVFHLHIHILGRPA
- a CDS encoding response regulator transcription factor yields the protein MSRVLLVDDDALLTELLSEYLTAEGLNVHSVPDGEAGVHEILSGQYDVVVLDSMMPKMNGLEVLKHIRTQSTIPVIMLTAKGDDIDRIIGLEMGADDYVPKPCTPRELLARINAILRRAHKTGEQPGNANSLSVSNVSLYPAKRQATIGDQPLELTSTEFNLLEVLMRHAGQVVSKETLSVEALDRKLAKFDRSIDVHISSIRHKLGDASLIQTVRGLGYLFVKN
- a CDS encoding sensor histidine kinase is translated as MKLFQRIFATFCAVIICSIFVASFSFWLVQNTIAENHFQQQRTIETTLLDSLASAFSAQGGQGTLDILNRWKNNPVTHNIYVISGDEKRDLLNRKVNQKLIESARQFAMEHPESPLVRMEYNRWGEEYLFFIKGWDNQQIQRPPSPLYIPGLQLAPIWHEFIILSFIILVGLLLAYILANNITKPIRILDRGMNLLAAGELNTRISHQMDDRDDELSNLAQQFDKMAQQLEKLVARERHLLHHVSHEMRSPLARIQAILGLIQAQPQKQEQYLKRLEGELTRMDNLVGELLTLSRLETSNLPLEKENLVLIPFLQHLVEDCQSVAQQNQQTINLVMEKIPQDAKLLANESYLYRAIDNVIRNAMSYSPQGSTIQIKLHQDYRNWLIDITDNGPGVNEMQLPHIFTAFFRADSGANKPGTGLGLALTKHIVEQHAGKIIAENIKPNGLKMRFILPKKQK